In Tiliqua scincoides isolate rTilSci1 chromosome 12, rTilSci1.hap2, whole genome shotgun sequence, the genomic window AAAGGGGGCAAGTGGGGGGGTTCCAAGTTCATCCAGCAAGAAActgaaaaaaaccagaatgaagaaGAGACTGAAGAAGCAGAGGACGACCCTGCTTTGCCTCGACAGCCAGACCCTCCCCCTCCACAAACCCGTTTCCCTGCTGCACACATTCTGAATGTACTTAATGTGCTGACCAGAGAAGCAACATTTAGGAGAAACTTAAACCAAAGCCGGGAGTGGGGTGAGAACTGAGTATTTTGTCAAAACGAGGAGAAAAACCCAAAGACTGCAGCACTCCTGTGTGGTGGTTGTTGTCGTTTGAGCGTCTTTCCCTATGTTGTCTGGAACCTGCAGGCATCAATTTACATAGTACAACCAGTAAACCAGGTTGAAGAATCCAAAGGTGATGGGGAAAATGATCCTCGACCACTTGTCAATGGTGCTGACATCTGCCAGGTCCGGGATTTTGAGCTTCAGCTTCGAAGACCGCCGACGGAGCCGGCAGTTGGCACGATTGCGGGCACCAGCGTGGTGGGCCAGTGGAACGTGGCGGTCTAAGGTGGGGTGATGTCCAAAGCCATCTCGGGAAGCCAGCTGTTTGCGGAACTGAATTCCAGATCCTTCAAAGGACATGACAGAGTTTCGGGAGTCCCCCACTGTGCTCATCCTGTCCGTAGCCAGTAACTCGTTGTTCATTTCCAGGGTGCTGAGAAGGATGTTCCCATATGGATCCACCTAGAAGAGACAAGAGACATTGCGCAGACTGAGAATTCCAACTGCCTTTTAAGTGGCACCTGAGCAACTGCTGCATCTGGTTGCTCTGCTCCAGCAGTTCTGCTCGTGAGTCTGCAGCAGGACCGTGAGGGAGCAAATCCACACCGTTCCACCTGCTGAGGTTCACAGACAGAAGGTGGGATACCTGCTACTGCTGACCACCTCCCAGAACAAGAAGGGTTCTGTCATCTCAGACTGAGTCCACCAAACACCTGAACAGGAGCCACTGGCACACTAATGGTGAGGCTGACCTGAGGCGAGGCCACTCAGGCAAATGCTGCAGAACAGAAAGGATTCCAGTTCACCTGAGGAAGAGGGGCTCTGATCCCGGCTCAGCCAcagaggctctctgcagcctgggCACAGCCCTGCCTCTCGGGTTCTCCTGCAAAATGAGTGCTTGGGACTTCCTTGGCTGAGAAGTTCCTTTGGAACTGGGCAGGGTTGCTGCTGTGCTCTTCTGTGGCACAGCCCTCTCCCCCTTCCACTGCAGACCACAGCCTCCCAAAAGggcttttaaagaaactccaacTCCACCCTTGGCCACGGTTAGGGTCAGGGTCAGAGCAAGGAACTGGCACTTTGCCACCGTTCTGCAACAGGCTCACCCTCTTCTCCTCATATCGGTGCCTCTCGTTGTTTGCCTTGTTGATGCGTTCACTCTGCTTCTTCTGCTGCCGGGGGCCTCGCCCAAAGAAAATGTAGTTGACAAAGGCATACTCCAGCAGTGCCAGAAACACAAACACAAAGCAGCCCATGAGATAGACATCAATGGCTTTGACGTACGGGATCTTGGGAAGGGTCTCCCGCAGGTGGGTGTTGATGGTGGTCATTGTGAGCACTGTGGTCACCCCTGCAAAGAACAGACAGAACAAGTGTGCTACGCTGCGTGACGGGCCAAGGGTCAGGCCAAGCAAGAGCAATGGGAGACCTCCAGGAGAGAGCATTTGGCCAATGTGAATACATGGAGGATCTGCGGATGTACCAAGTGCTGAGGAATGGAGAGGAATTGTGCACACCAGAGCTGAGCATAAATTCAAATAGCTGAATTGTCAAAATTATATACATAACATTccaaatgtaaaatttaaatttcTGGCATCAATTTCTTACTGTTCATCTGTTATCAAAATATTAAGAGAAAAATGAatatctcttaaaaaaaataaccccCATTtcactttgattttaaaaaattctggcTGTATAATCCTGCCTCAGCCCCTGGAATGTTTAGTTTGTAGTCCACTAAGACATCAAGATCCTATCACTCTCTCCTAGTAGTGTATCAAGCGGAGGCGGGGCAGATGGTGGTTCGTCCCAGGTGATGTGCCCTGGGAGAAACCGATGGGTGCGCCACCCAAGCTGTGGCCTGTGCCGCATTTGGTGATGAATGGGCACTCCTGCCCCCAGGCTCCGAATGGCCAGAAATGGCTGCCCTGGAAGCAATCTGACGGTGTGTGTGAGTGAtgaggcaatgatgtcattgtgtcaccaATGAAACAAGTTGAGATGCAAGTCAGCGCAACTCCACAAAAGTCCACCGAAGAAAAAAACTCAGGCCATCTATTTGTCCAATCGTCTGTTCCGAGATCACCAAGAGAGCATCCTCCCTCATGTCCTGCCTGCCCCTAGCTCCTCCCCCCAGCtcgtgcagacacacacacacaccccgaggcttctgagaggaattttatcagggggtgcaaggTTTCTtatgggcccctttccaaagggggagaggaaaaacagagcagggagagggggatgacagctggaaaagtctctggaggccaggtctaccaggcttcctgttGCAGAGCCCAGGTTTACTCACCTGTGCAGCAGTTAGTatagaaaactaaacacacttgtaagtctctctaaaatcttttacgtatagaaaaatcattgcagaaaagtggcatcattgtatttaagctcacactagaatggacagtgtcctgtgtgcaccaacacatacttctgcagcagctgcagtcccacagctgtgtccctgagctcctatccactccttcatggcaagcagatccacaggccagcttcctcccagatttgacagtgtgttaaggagtcatgtatgcattcctcagtctGGCACATAAggctggtggtggcagcagcagacactGTGCCCAATCCTCACCAGctttcctgcaccggtgcagctgcaatgtggccttggggtaagggaacaaatgtttccataccctgaagaagcctctgtgactgcccctccaccacaggatgcagcacatgccccactggcacagctgcaccggcactggaaaattggataagatttggcccacCGTGTGCCcgcagtagtgcccccagcatcctgtgtgggtagGAAGTCTGGGTGAGATCACAATATGTAAGAACCCAGGACATTCTTGGGCTCCTGAGCATGCTTTTTCACCCTGGGCCTGGggacaaattaccccctttatccccctcccatgggccctgacacacacacatgcactctctctctctctcaatctcacacacacacacaacttaagccttcctcctcccctccaatccccacctcctggaacaaacctcccccccaccaccatgtctgctgctgccttGATCTGAATGCCGGCTTCCGGATCAGCCATGAGGTCTTTTGGCACAACACAGGAGTGAAAAAGTAAGCTCTGCTTGTGCGCCTTTTAGAGAGGCAAACCTCTTGACCTCCAGCATCCAAACGGAATCCCAACTCTTTTGGTAACACGTCTGCCAAACAGCGGCCAGTGGGCAGCCTGAGGAAGGCACATGGCCCATAtcgcagattttttttaaactgttcccCACGTAGCCTGCCAAATTCTCCCCATGGTATTCATGGGGCCCTGGTTAGTCTATATGCCCCACTTCAGTGCCCACTAAGATAAGGGGGGAGCCCATGAGCCCCACTTGCTAGCCACAGAGGCCCATCTCTGCTGCAGAGGTGGGCAGTGTGAGTTCCAGCTCATCTCCCAGAGTCCTTGCATGGGCACTCAGGGAGACACCTTTTTCGTTAAACCTCAGTTCCCAGCATGCAGAGTGGACACAATATCAGCATTCTCCATTGCAGAATCTGTTTTAACATCAGAAAACATACAAGTGGAAACTGTTTTGAAAAGACTCTCTATTCCTACCTAAAGGACTTACTTGAAATACCGAATTCCAAAGAAACCTGGACCTGAACATGCAAATTAAGGAGTTTTATGTAAAACAAAGAGCTGaactgaaaatggctggacttgCCCTGCCCTGAGCACACTGCTTCTCTGGGAAGCCTGTCACAGGCCACTTTGTCCTCTGCACTGCTGGTAACATCACCTGCACATGGGTGCAGCGATTGGTCTCCAAGGTACATTTGCCAGCACATCCACAGGAACCTGACCCGACTCTTCTGTGATATGCTTGATGTGGAATTGCTGACTTCAAACAGGAAATAACGGAGTCACTCCTTGAACACTGACTCGCTGTGGCAATGGTCTGCCTCCTGTTCAGGTCTGTTTGCTCTCTTGGTTTCTGGGAGTTGGCCTTGGCCTTGAACACTCTGCCCTACACCAGAAAAGGCTTCTAGGCCCAGTTCTAGCATCCAGGTCGCCCTTCAACTACTCAGAACAAGTGGCAGGTGGCAGTTTGGGCACTTGAATGAGACGGCTGGACGGCAACaatttgctgccccccccccaagtccccttctccttgataacaaagtgcagaaaatggctggCAAGTCCAGCTGGCAAGTCACTTTGCATAGACCAGACCTACCCAGTGCAACGCGGGCAGCAGAGGCATCATAATTGATCCAGAAGGAGACCCAGGAGAGGATAGTGATGAGGATGGAGGGCATGTAAGTCTGGAGGATGAAATAGCCAATATTTCTTTTTATCCGGAAGCTGAGGGAGAGTCGAAGGTAGGAGCCTGGCAATGAGACAAGAGAGCAGTTGGAGGGTTAGGAAAGGCCACTGGATCCTCTCTGGGAATCTCTTACCCTAGCTTTTGACTGGACAAGGTCAAATGGCTACTGTGTCCTTCAGAGAACTGGCCTTCTGCTATGGGGAACAGACTATGGGCGTGTGCTACATTTTTCAAACAGATGCATTTTTCACATCTTCCACTGACAGGCCAAGAAGCAACATAAATTAGGAAAGAGCAATCatttcaaactttttaacacagCTAAACGTAAATTCCAAAGTGATAGGCATCAGACTGCCTGTATATTCAAGGTAAGGTGAAAAACCAGTGGGCTATGATGATGAGTATGCAAAGGTCTGTTCATAGTATCATCTGATCAAGACAGTTTGCCCCATCTATAGGACACTGGCTAGGGAAGCTGCCTTGTGAGCAACAGATGACATTTCATAGACAAGGGCTGAGCTAGAGCAATCCTGATTTCTTGCTCTGAACCAGATGCCTCCCCTGCTGACaaacattttgctcccccccccccaacatctaaAATTTCTTCTTGGGCAGTTTAGACATTGGGCCTGTCTGTGTTGTGTCCGTGCTGTGAGTGCGACTGTCCCTTTCACTTCTTGGCTTTACCTGTTCCTAGAAAGAAGCCCATGTGCCCCGAGTACCTTGCAGGTGAGCTGGCTTCCTGTGTGGATGGAGAAACACATTTGCAAAGCCTGCACCGGCACTGCACCAGAGCAGAAAGAGGACAGGATTGCGCCTCAACTTTTGCTTTGGTGAATTAATCATTTTCTGAAGGGTCTTTCTCCATCTTCACCAGTAAGTCCTGAGAGATTCAAACAAGTCAGGCAGCACTGCCCAGtcaggaccaatcctatccagctttccagtgctgatgcagacacGCCAACGTGGCGATCActatattttcacacagtcatgttgtttttgactggattttgtttgtatccacctatcaagcccttcccaaggacctaggacaGGCAGCTATCTTTTGTCTTCATGATGTTACGCTACAAATATTGCCGaagtatatgtgctgttcctagtaaggctgACTTTGTTCATGggctgatggtacttgtgctcatcccaatggtgttcaagtgcttttccaggtgttttgggatggcacccaaggcccctatgactgtTGGgatactcttgctttcttgtgccacagtctttctatttctatttgtaggtctttatacttgctggttttctccagttctttattttctactctacCGTCACCGGGtactgcaatgtctactatccagactttcttaccCTTCTTGTCAATGACGGCTATGTctgtgtgttgtgtggcagatgtttgtcggtttgtattctaaaatcccagagcgtTTTGACTTCTTCGTTCTCTACCACGttttcaattttgtggctccACTGCACTGTTTGTGTCTGGTGTGTTGCAGCATCCATCcaaatgtgagtgtgtgtgtgatttataGTATTTTGCAGCATGTGTCCtgtgcatggtgtgccttctcacaTGAATCTTTGCATCCTGCACGAGAAACACATAATCTCACAATTTACATGATCCAGAAGGCTTTGCTGTAGGAGTGACAGATGAAATTGCTGCTCCTGTTGGTttctgttagggcccaatcctagccaacttcccagcgctgatACAGCTACAACGCATCACATTGTAAGGGAACATacatgaggcctctgtgactgtctcacctccgcaggatgcagcgcacgtactgttggcacagctgcactgacactggaaagttgcataggacaggattgggctcttagactccATCTCTGAGGAGGTTCCACCAAACAGTTTCTTGATTGCTTGAGCAAAGAGACTGTAGTGAGGAAATGTCACCTGCTGCAGACATGTCCCAGCATTTTCAACTAAGGCACTGTTGCCAGCGTGGCTGAACACACAAGGATAACCAAGTGGCTTTATCACCATAGCCTTAGAGAGGAAAATAGGCAGAACTTCAGCAGGACAGTTCCACTTGTCACTGCAAAACTTTCTCCAGCAGATGGCGATGCAAGAAGGTCGTAACAGAGAGAGGGACTAGGAGTATAGGTCTGAGTGGCTTTGCTGGTGTGTTCAGCCAAGCTGACGCCTTGGCTTTTTGGCACCTGCCTGAACGGTTACCATAACAGGGGCAATTTGTGGAAGCATCCGGCAGACATTCATCAGATGCATCCCTAGCAAATGACTGGGGAAGCTTCAGTTCTTGAATTTCCTCCTCGATTCATCCCTTCTCAGCCTTTCAATACTCACTGAACATTGAAAGCACCTTAAATGTCATCCTAAAAAATCAAAGGCCTTTTAACATTTGAATATGATTTTGGGTACATGATGGGGGAGCATTAAAGGCTTTacttaattttaaaagaatattcagTACAATAAAATAATGCAGTAATATAAGAACAGAAGTACCTAAAACAGGATATAAAAAAGTCAGGATAATAAAAATACCATTAATTGCATCCCagaaatatataatataaagTCATTTGCACAGATAAATGCAAAATCATAACCGACAAATAAAAACAACTAAATGGAGCACAGATGTAAAAAGAATGCGGAGACcattaagggcccagttctaaactggtccagtgctggtgctgagccctagtgccagtgccgGGTGCTGTGAACACGCCATAAAGCGAgtttatggcacctggtgagCAAGGTCAGTCAAGCACCAGACCCAGCACTGGCAAGAGGAAGACACAGCCACCAGGGTAAGTgcaactgctgggcagtggggcagcctctggggggcgggaggggggtggaaacgggggggggcagaaggaggaacctgGTGGGAGAGCGGTGGGACTGGCGGAGTTCTGCTCAACCATATCCTGAAGTCTGAGTCAGGCTGAAAagtctgacatggagtctctcacgtctctgctggcaaaatagccagagcagacttgaaaagccccattgcagggctttccccaggggaaggggaagaaagttcccctccccaaggagactctggtggcttcCAATTCCTGCTGGATACAgaggtagctgttttggcactgccgCTCCAGCAGGCACCCAGAAGCTCAGGACTGGTCTGTAAGCTTGCAGTAGGTGCTAGGTCTGTTTTTCTGCTTGGCAAGTAGCCAAGTCATCTGTGGTCACTCCTCTTAGCCCCAGGAAAGGACAACTGGCACTTAAGAAGCAGCATGGCCAGTCGGCAGAGGGACGATGGCCAAGAGGGAGCCACAGCCTCTGCCTGGACTAGAACGGAACTGCAGAACAGTCTCAGCAGAGCCAATACACACAGGCAGCGAGACAAAGGATCTCCCTCCCCAGAGCTGGGAACAGCGACGCTGCGGGGCTGAGAGCAAACCCCACCTGTTCTGAAATCAGGACTTCAGGTGGTGATCAGATCAAAGTATAAAATTTCTTGGTTTTTCAAAATGGAACAACTGGGAAAAGGAAGACGGAAAGCAGGAAAAAGATGTGAACTGAGGCAGCTCAAAGGCCtgaaaaaacatgaaaaacaggCCACGTCTCTTTCGCAAGTGTTCTCTCTGAGCGCGCTCAGAAAGCCCGGCACGGAGACTCTTGATTGAATGCCGACCTTCAGGTtgatgtagaatcgagtagccccactgcagggttactcgctttacctgggggaaggagatgaaagatcccttctcccaaggagccaccggcagctACCAGgagcccactggatgcagcagcagccattttcagtgccgctgcagcctggtgttttgggcagctcaggactgggctggtaGTCAAGTAACAACTCCAAGTCTGAAGTTCTAAAAAGGGAGTAGACAAAAACTTTTATGTTAGAGTAAACCTGCTGTACATGTTTCCCTTTCTCCTCTAAACATGCTCCAATCCAGAATCTGTCACAAGCAAAGTGATTCTGGAGGAACAACAGGGGAGGAAGAGGATTTATTTTCCTCACCTTTTATTTCTGGAATAAGTCCTTCAGTGTCCCCTGTTCCAAGATTTCTCGATTGAGAGAGGGGGTCAGAGAGAGCAACTCACCACACAACCATCCAAGCAAACATTATGATCATCTCATCCTATTTGCTGTGGTGACCCAGAGGACCTGGCCAAGCATGGCCTTCTCACCGCAGCCAGCAGAGTCTTCCCATAAACTCTGGCAGGTCCTTTTGGAGCACGGTACTGAGCAACCAGGGGGTACAATTCAGGCAACACAGTCATCTACAGGGGCAACAGGGCTGCCAGTTTTCCCTGACATCTGCAAGTACACATTTGAGCAAGGTAGGGTTTCAGGAGAAAACCTCCATGCCATACAAGATGCACTGATGGCAGCACTGGGGCAGCGGGAAAGAGTGGGGCACTCCTCCTGCTAAGCATTTCTTATCCTcgggaggggcagagggaggctaGGGAAGGGCACTGGCCTGTACACATTTGAGCAACAAACCACACTGGCTCTCTGGTGCCCTCCGCGCATTTATGAAAAATGGTTTTCCCCAGGTGTCTGTTGAGAGTGGGTGCCAAAGCCTTCAGCAGCTCCATCCAGCTCTCAGAGCCTAAAGAAGCAACTACAGTTCCTTTGGCACCCAAATGCCTTAAGAGAGACCACCCACCTGTAGTGAAGTTCACTTCTCTGGTGACCAATCTTTGTTCAATGATGGTGAACTGGGGCAGCTCCAGCACTTCTATGCCGGTCACCGCTGAGTCATTTCCTTGCCAGAAGAAGACAATGTCATCGATCGTGTAGCCATCTGACCAAGAGAGGAAAGAGGAGCTCACTCAGATCTACGCCAAAGAGACTCAGCTGCAGGACCCATGTCGTCCCCCCAGGCAGGAAGCACCATCAGTGACTAGACGTGAACCCAGCCCACCTGTCTCACGCTTCTTGTCAGGAGCAGAACCAAGGGTGGAAGGGACTGATATTTGCAGAAGTTGGcacaaaggaagtgggagggtggaggaggcTCAGCCTGCACAGACATGCCTCAGCAAGTGGGGGGGATTGTTGGGGAGAAAAACTGCTCAAATGCCACTAGTTCATGTCCTAGGTGGGCGGGCACACACCATCATCTGAACACCCTTGGGGCTGGGCTCCCTGCAGTCTGGAAAGTCTACATGGAAGAACACGGGGGAGAGCCAAAGGCCTCGACTACCAGCTCAGTAAGATTAGAAGTGAAACAACATTTAACTCAGGCTCAGCTTCTGGAATTTTGAATTTGGCACCTGAGGCCAGAGCTGTAACCAACTGCACCGGCACCTGGGACAGGGATGTCACGTGACATCACGCCATCACTTCCCGGTTCTCCCAGGGGAGGGGCACTCGCATTCCTTCACTGTGGAGGATGggagcctcctcaggagaaggaacagggagcgCGAAGCCTCCACCAGGGCGAACCCAGAAGCGACTGCCTGATATGGCTTGCGGCGCAAGGCAGTCACTGCCAGGTTTCCCCAAAGGAGGGGCACTCGCTGCGGCTGCTTTGCACATCCCTGTGAAGGCTCCCAGGAAAAGGAATGAGGTGCGCAAAgtctccataactagggcagcgCCTGGGGCAGTCATGAGCCCCTCTTGGCGGAGCACCTGGGCAAGGGCCCCAGGCTCAGTCCTAGTTGTGGCTCTGCCTGAGGCTGCAGCAGTCTCGTTTCCAAACTCTGACTTCACAATGATGCAAAGCTAGGACTGCTGCCACTTCACAGTGTTCCTCAGGCCACCTCTTGCAGGGAACGAGAGCAGGGCCCAGTGTGGGAGTTAATGGGAAGGCCCAGAGCCCAGCCTCAAAGGCCACAGCGGCCCTGCCTACGGTACGCACAGCTCTCAATTTCCAGGGTGCAGTTCTGCTGGTCCAGGGGGTATCTCCTCAAGTCCATCATGCATGCAGCTGTGGtcgtgattctggaacagagcaGACAACAGAGAAAGGTAAGTCAGCAAGAGGGGCTGCTGTTGCTATGACAACTGGAGAAAGGCTGCGGGGAGGAAGGATCGTGTGCAGGGAGGGCGtgagagcagctcctctccaCATCCACTGCATGGCTCAATCACTGGTGACTCACCGCGTGTCTCGGCtgaagggagggtgggagggcatgcacgagaaggaggggaggggaggggagcatcactggggagggggctgcgagGAAGGAAGGACAAGGAAGCGAGGGCAACTCCAGCAGGGAGACAGTGCAGCCAGCTCCACTCCTCTGGCCTGACCAGGAGAGGCACTACAATTGTGTGGGCTGAGGAAAAATAGACATTTTCAAACCATCTGACTGAGAAACGCCATCGAGCGGAGAAGCTCGTCTTTCAAAGCGCGGCTTCCCAAAATTCCCCACAAAATTCCCGCAGGCAAAGGAGGGGTCCCACATGGGACCCACAAATCACTCCCCCTAAGCTGCACAAACAAGTTACGTAACCCCCAGTTCTCCAGCACAGAACGACGAGTTCACAGGAGCCAAAGTTGGCCAATGGCACCACTGAGCACATCCAGTGTGGGACCGGCACGCTGGCTCCAGTCCACAGCACCAGTCAGATCTGGGGCAGGGCCTGAGCGCCAGGCTGCTGCACAGAGGAGGGGACCAGGGCCAGTGGCGCTTCTCCCACTACGGGCACCACAACAAATGGCACTTTCCCCACACAGCTGCGGGAGTCTTTCCAGGTCTGGGGGCCACGTGCCAGCAGCAGCCATCCAGTGGCGCACACACGTCTGTCACTGGCCTCCCCACAGTCAGCTGGTCAGCCTTTCACAGTCGAGCACCGTGCTGTGCAGACAGAGGCTGGGAGCGCACTGCTGCCGACTCAAGCACCTGCtagggaaaaggaggcagggcATCTGGGCTTCTGCCCCCCTTTTCTGCAGACCAAGAGTGCCCATTTCTTGGCCGCGCCCATGTGAGCTGCCCTCTCTGGGACTGAAACACAGGGCACATTGGTTAGCGCCATGGATACCATTGCCAGGTGCCTGTCAGTCActgccccttcctgcctgctgctgcctggaatgcCAGCAATCAGAGGGCCAGGTCTTCCCCGCCCTGCCCCCTCCAGTCAGTATCTGAGACTTTTGCCCCAGCAGAGCCctcaggaaaggctacaacacAGCAGCAAGACAGTCACAAAGGCCCAGTGACACAAATGGGAGAACGGAACACCAAAAAGCCAGCCTCAAAAACCAATTCCCCAGCAGAACTTAAACGGCTGAAGACGTGCCCCATCTCTGGTCCGAGATCTTGCTGGAGCAGAGGGCTTCTCTGCTCTTGCGATGGAGCACAAATCTCCACTCTCTCTTTCAAAGCAAAAGACCCTCCGGTAATTGGAGGGAGGGTGTGGGCCAGGGGAGAGCAAGGGCTTTCTGTCACAAGGCCTACCCGCTTCTTTCAGTCAGGGAGGGGGCTCCTCACAGGCATCCTGAACTGGAGGCCTCCCCAGGGCCAAAGGAGACATGGGATGGAAGCAGCAGCCACTGATGGGCAGGACCTTTGAAGGGAGGGCTTCAACAGCAACAAGGATTGCAGGGAGTGGAGCTGAGCCCTCCACATCACCTGAGGTGCTTCCAGCATCAAAACTGGCCTGTGGGTGGTGGATGGAGGCCCAGCTCTGACCCAAATACTAGAAGGGGGACGGGGGAGAGAGAGTTCTACTCCCCGCATGTGTTCACACACTGTCTCATGGTGAAATGAGACAATGCTGCCCCCCATCTTATACATCACCATCATTGGTCCTTGGAGGTACAGAAGCCCAGCTTGGGTCTGCTTGTCTAAGGAAGGCTTTCTCTGCTCCTGCTGATCTCCAGTTAATTTCAGTCGCCCACGTGACACAAATAATACACTCAAGGCACGCTCTTTTCCACATGTGATTCCTCTCAACCACTTCCACTTCTCAGTTTTCTTTTCAGGGGAAATGAACCCCTGTGATTGGGGCTTCACTCTACTCAACATCCATGGCTCTTCTGAAGTCACCAGCTTCCGGTACTAGCCTGATGACCTTCTCCGAGTCCACCTGGCTTCTGAGAGTGTCTCCAAGCCCTCTCAGACCACCTCAGATCCCTTCCTGTTAGGAACCAAAGAAGACCAAGGAGTAGAACCTTCTTGGTGGCTGCCTAAGTGGCTGTGATCTCCCCATTGATGTGCCTCCCACGTAAGGCTCATCTGCTTGCTGGAAGCTTCAGTTAGGCTATTGTGCTAGTTTTTTGAGTGATCTGGCGCAGAGAGATTTTAGTGTGTGTTGCTGTAATTATTGATTTGAAactaaactatttttaaaaacttttttgtaAGTTGCCCTGGAAACTAGGCAGGACTTAGGtatatgttaaataaataaataacatccgTTAGTTGCTGGCTGCAGCTGGGAACACTGGTGCAGAGAAAACCAGTGGCTGTTCCTCATGTGTGAATCAACCGTCTGTCTGGAATGCAGCTCTCCACAAAGTAGAGGGATGGTCT contains:
- the LOC136663243 gene encoding gamma-aminobutyric acid receptor subunit beta-4 isoform X2, with translation MWTLRAGGLRGCVSAWAALCLACCAHSPSTGNISVVKEIVDKLLKGYDVRLRPDFGGNPVTVGMSIHISSIDQISEVNMDYTITMYFQQSWRDKRLAYSDLPLNLTLDNRVADQLWLPDTYFLNDKKSFLHGVTVKNRMIRLHPDGTVLYGLRITTTAACMMDLRRYPLDQQNCTLEIESYGYTIDDIVFFWQGNDSAVTGIEVLELPQFTIIEQRLVTREVNFTTGSYLRLSLSFRIKRNIGYFILQTYMPSILITILSWVSFWINYDASAARVALGVTTVLTMTTINTHLRETLPKIPYVKAIDVYLMGCFVFVFLALLEYAFVNYIFFGRGPRQQKKQSERINKANNERHRYEEKRVDPYGNILLSTLEMNNELLATDRMSTVGDSRNSVMSFEGSGIQFRKQLASRDGFGHHPTLDRHVPLAHHAGARNRANCRLRRRSSKLKLKIPDLADVSTIDKWSRIIFPITFGFFNLVYWLYYVN
- the LOC136663243 gene encoding gamma-aminobutyric acid receptor subunit beta-4 isoform X1 — protein: MWTLRAGGLRGCVSAWAALCLACCAHSPSTGNISVVKEIVDKLLKGYDVRLRPDFGGNPVTVGMSIHISSIDQISEVNMDYTITMYFQQSWRDKRLAYSDLPLNLTLDNRVADQLWLPDTYFLNDKKSFLHGVTVKNRMIRLHPDGTVLYGLRITTTAACMMDLRRYPLDQQNCTLEIESYGYTIDDIVFFWQGNDSAVTGIEVLELPQFTIIEQRLVTREVNFTTGSYLRLSLSFRIKRNIGYFILQTYMPSILITILSWVSFWINYDASAARVALGVTTVLTMTTINTHLRETLPKIPYVKAIDVYLMGCFVFVFLALLEYAFVNYIFFGRGPRQQKKQSERINKANNERHRYEEKRVSLLQNGGKVDPYGNILLSTLEMNNELLATDRMSTVGDSRNSVMSFEGSGIQFRKQLASRDGFGHHPTLDRHVPLAHHAGARNRANCRLRRRSSKLKLKIPDLADVSTIDKWSRIIFPITFGFFNLVYWLYYVN